Proteins encoded in a region of the Micropterus dolomieu isolate WLL.071019.BEF.003 ecotype Adirondacks linkage group LG09, ASM2129224v1, whole genome shotgun sequence genome:
- the LOC123976543 gene encoding zinc finger protein 436-like isoform X1, with the protein MSKIQMLRGFINQRLTAAAEEIFGLFERTISEYEEELCRSKEENQRHRKLLDAVFQPEVRLHRADVQQLLVSKEEVLPEQQQWSPRLDQEDPPELPHIKGEQEERWNSQEGEQLPGLEEAEITKFPFTPVPVKSEEDGEEKPQSSQLHQSQTEEDIDAEHLETETAGEDCGGPEPARNFNQDSPLQLYTHDNTSLSPGPETDDSCDWEETREPQPGLNPLQNNEVPVSDQECNTGETSVSSSECAARFGNKGHLQNHNGTQTDVQQLLVSKEEVLPEHQLLWSPKLDQEDPPEMPRVKEEQEELWTSQEGEQLPGLEEADITKFPFTPVPVKTEEDGEEKPQSSKLHQSQTEGPEPARNFNPDSPLQPGTDDQTSLSSESETDDSCDWEETREPQPGLNPLQNNEVPVSDQECNTGETSVSSSECAARFGHKEHLQNHNGTQTGVKPFICSVCGKRFTRKTHLRQHSKVHTGEKPFSCSVCGKRFTRKAHLRQHSTVHTGEKPFSCSVCGKRFTEKGTLRQHSKVHTGEKPFSCSVCGKRFTQKGTLRRHSTVHTGERPFSCAVCGKRFTRKAHLRLHSTVHTGEKPFSCSVCGKRFTEKGTLRQHSKVHTGEKPFSCLVCGKRFIQKAHLGLHSKVHTGERPFSCSVCGKRFTEKGNLRRHFKVHTGEKPFSCSVCGKRFTQKGTLRRHSEVHTGEKPFSCSICGKRFTQKAHLGRHSPVHTGEKPFSCSVCGKRFTQKGTLRQHSKVHTGEKPFSCSICGERFIRKGILRQHSKVHM; encoded by the exons ACGTCCAGCAACTGCTGGTGAGTAAAGAAGAGGTTCTccctgagcagcagcagtggagccccaggctggaccaggaggacccaccagagctgCCACACATTAAAGGCGAACAGGAGGAGCGCTGGaacagtcaggagggagagcagcttccagGACTGGAGGAGGCTGAGATCACCAAGTTCCCATTCACTCCTGtccctgtgaagagtgaagaagatggtgaagagaaacctcagtcctcacagcttcatcaaagccAAACTGAAGAGGACATCGATGCAGAGCAtttggaaacagaaacagctggagaggactgtggagggccagaaccagccaggaactTTAATCAAGATAGTCCTTTACAACTATATACTCATGACAACACTTCACTCTCCCCAGGACCTGAGACTGATGATAGTTGTGATTGGGAGGAGACCAGGGAACCTCAGCCAGGTTTAAACCCTCTGCAAAACAATGAAGTACCTGTAAGTGATCAGGAATGTAACACTGGAGAAACATCAGTTAGCTCCTCTGAATGTGCTGCAAGATTTGGTAACAAGGGACATCTGCAGAACCACAATGGAACCCAAACAG ATGTCCAGCAGCTGCTGGTGAGTAAAGAAGAGGTTCTCCCTGAGCACCAGCTGCTGTGGAGCCCCAagctggaccaggaggacccaccagagatGCCACGcgttaaagaggaacaggaggaactctggaccagtcaggagggCGAGCAGCTTCCAGgactggaggaggctgatatcaccaAGTTCCCATTCACTCCTGTCCCTGTGAAGACTGAAGAAGATGGtgaagagaaacctcagtcctcAAAGCTTCATCAAAGCCAAACTGAAGGACCAGAACCAGCAAGGAACTTTAATCCAGACAGTCCTTTACAACCAGGTACTGATGACCAGACTTCACTCTCCTCTGAATCTGAGACTGATGACAGTTGTGATTGGGAGGAGACCAGGGAACCTCAGCCAGGTTTAAACCCTCTGCAAAACAATGAAGTACCTGTAAGTGATCAGGAATGTAACACTGGAGAAACATCTGTTAGCTCCTCTGAATGTGCTGCAAGATTTGGCCACAAGGAACATCTGCAGAACCACAACGGAACCCAAACAGGAGTGAAACCATTTAtttgctcagtttgtggtaaaagattcacaCGAAAGACACATCTGAGACAACACTCTaaagtccacacaggggagaaaccatttagttgctcagtttgtggtaaaagattcacaCGAAAGGCACATCTGAGACAACACTCTacagtccacacaggggagaaaccatttagctgctcagtttgtggtaaaagattcacaGAAAAGGGAACTCTGAGACAACACTCCaaagtccacacaggggagaaaccatttagctgttcagtttgtggtaaaagattcacaCAAAAGGGAACTCTGAGACGACACTCTacagtccacacaggggagagaCCATTTAGTTGcgcagtttgtggtaaaagattcacaCGAAAGGCACATCTGCGGCTACACTCTacagtccacacaggggagaaaccatttagttgctcagtttgtggtaaaagattcacaGAAAAGGGAACTCTGAGACAACACTCAaaagtccacacaggagagaaaccgtTTAGCTGCTTAGTTTGTGGTAAGAGATTCATACAAAAGGCACATCTGGGACTACACTCTaaagtccacacaggggagagaCCATTTagttgctcagtttgtggtaaaagattcacaGAAAAGGGAAATCTGAGACGACACTTTaaagtccacacaggggagaaaccatttagctgttcagtttgtggtaaaagattcacaCAGAAGGGAACTCTGAGACGACACTCTgaagtccacacaggggagaaaccatttagttgctcaatttgtggtaaaagattcacaCAAAAGGCACATCTGGGACGACACTCTCCagtccacacaggtgagaaaccatttagttgcTCAGTTTGTGGAAAAAGATTCACACAAAAGGGAACTCTGAGACAACACTCCAAAgtgcacacaggggagaaaccatttagttgcTCAATTTGTGGTGAAAGATTCATACGTAAGGGAATTCTTCGACAACACTCTAAAGTCCATATGTGA